One segment of Leptodactylus fuscus isolate aLepFus1 chromosome 7, aLepFus1.hap2, whole genome shotgun sequence DNA contains the following:
- the LOC142214469 gene encoding melanoma inhibitory activity protein 2-like — MAQLRVYRTLTLVVLLFTTQIHSQKILSDRKKCGDSQCESLMMRVSAKQDYSGPDCRFLTFKTGDEINVYYKLTGRREDLWQGSKGKAYGFFPKDTVTIEEVYRSEEIEIPAQEIDFVCLDGGEYVFENEDSVLHRIDENGEDPIGYTLQEDNSIKGGHPTGEAPDIIPQETPEPEDAAKESWAPSSIAGWFGMGKPNEKKDSETEATAIMKEAINEEAEPQKQPDEAPPQKSGWLGGGIKKFLPFGQQRDEPQVKNEVNGEQVSTTIQQTDQKPINIDKDGEDSKTKWFNFGIRNVLGFGSKNEKKEVSNLNEEAANNDTATENLSQDRALDSDQVPDQSDISKLEKVDRTVDVESNIQVEDVTTTSALDKDGHAKDEFSNVKELHPSNLQHENALTEMNWTEEVGGEYEEKHRVAEAEHSTETLESTQIDDFRKDVAKNTDINEYSDVLSQRTDGHGHEQEIRSAVDKPGKDKIHYLEEVDEPKVQHQDALTEKDKTFQDERREYGKKPRIEAAETTQTSESSEADKTKSIVNIVEVSPNLKAIEDKVEEINKERSIETNGSIENGEIYAKSTLDRHHGFEADLYTQLKRESPWRKYFRTVMPRRQLGLMGTAHSQNLESSS, encoded by the exons ATGGCACAGCTCAGGGTCTACAGGACGCTGACGCTGGTGGTCCTGCTATTTACTACACAGATTCATAGCCAGAAGATTCTGTCTGACAGGAAGAAATGTGGAGACTCCCAGTGCGAAA GTCTGATGATGAGAGTATCAGCCAAACAAGATTATTCTGGACCTGACTGCAGATTCTTGACTTTTAAAACAGGGGATGAAATTAATGTGTATTACAAACTAACTGGAAGGAGAGAAGACTTGTGGCAAGGCAGT AAAGGAAAAGCATATGGCTTCTTTCCCAAGGATACAGTTACCATTGAGGAGGTTTATCGAAGTGAGGAGATAGAGATTCCAGCACAG GAAATTGATTTTGTCTGTCTGGACGGAGGGGAATATGTTTTTGAGAATGAAGATAGTGTTTTACATCGCATAGATGAAAATGGAGAAGATCCTATTGGTTACACCCTGCAAGAAGATAACAGTATAAAAG GTGGACATCCTACTGGAGAGGCACCAGATATCATTCCCCAGGAAAcaccagagccagaagatgcagcAAAAGAGTCTTGGGCTCCCTCCAGCATTGCAGGGTGGTTTGGCATGGGGAAACCAAATGAAAAGAAGGATTCAGAAACTGAAGCTACAGCCATAATGAAGGAAGCAATAAATGAAGAAGCTGAACCTCAGAAACAACCAGATGAGGCGCCACCACAAAAGTCAGGCTGGCTTGGAGGAGGAATCAAAAAGTTTCTGCCCTTTGGACAACAAAGAGATGAACCACAAGTCAAGAATGAGGTCAATGGAGAGCAAGTTTCCACCACTATCCAACAAACTGACCAAAAGCCAATAAATATAGATAAGGATGGTGAAGACTCAAAGACAAAGTGGTTTAACTTCGGAATTAGGAATGTTTTGGGTTTTGGTTCCAAAAATGAGAAAAAGGAGGTATCAAACCTGAATGAAGAAGCAGCAAACAATGATACGGCAACAGAAAATCTTAGTCAAGACAGAGCACTGGATAGTGATCAAGTGCCTGACCAATCAGACATCTCAAAGTTGGAGAAGGTTGACAGGACAGTGGATGTTGAATCAAACATTCAAGTAGAAGATGTAACTACAACCAGTGCACTAGATAAAG ATGGCCATGCTAAGGATGAATTCAGTAATGTTAAAGAGCTACATCCTTCAAATCTCCAACATGAAAATGCACTGACAGAGATGAACTGGACAGAAGAGGTAGGAGGCGAATATGAAGAGAAACATAGAGTTGCTGAAGCAGAACACTCTACAGAAACCTTAGAATCCACTCAAATTGATGATTTCAGAAAAGATGTAGCTAAGAACACTGACATCAATGAATATTCAGATGTGTTGTCACAAAGGACTGATGGACATGGACATGAACAGGAAATCAGATCTGCTGTAGATAAGCCTGGCAAAGATAAAATTCATTACCTTGAAGAAGTAGATGAACCAAAGGTTCAACATCAAGATGCATTGACTGAAAAGGACAAAACATTTCAAGATGAAAGAAGAGAATATGGCAAGAAACCTAGGATTGAAGCAGCAGAAACTACACAGACTTCAGAGTCTAGTGAAGCAG ATAAAACAAAATCAATTGTCAATATAGTAGAAGTGAGTCCAAACCTAAAGGCAATAGAGGATAAAGtggaagaaataaataaagaacgtAGCATAGAAACCAATGGTTCAATAGAAAATGGAGAAATCT ATGCAAAGTCAACACTAGACAGACATCATGGCTTTGAAGCAGATCTATATACACAACTGAAGAGGGAATCACCATGG AGGAAGTATTTTCGCACTGTAATGCCAAGGAGGCAGCTGGGATTGATGGGCACTGCACATTCACAAAACCTCGAGAGCAGCTCTtga